The proteins below come from a single Burkholderia sp. FERM BP-3421 genomic window:
- a CDS encoding DUF2065 domain-containing protein, translating to MDLAGTLLLALALMLIIEGIFPFVFPVAWRDTFRRIAERPPHHIRIGGLIAIMLGLVLLLLAT from the coding sequence ATGGATCTCGCCGGCACACTATTGCTCGCGCTCGCGCTGATGCTGATTATCGAAGGGATCTTTCCGTTCGTTTTCCCGGTCGCGTGGCGCGATACGTTTCGTAGAATAGCGGAGCGGCCCCCGCATCACATCCGGATCGGCGGCCTGATCGCCATCATGCTCGGGCTCGTGCTGCTGCTGCTCGCGACCTGA
- the hfq gene encoding RNA chaperone Hfq: MSNKGQLLQDPFLNALRKEHVPVSIYLVNGIKLQGNIESFDQYVVLLRNTVTQMVYKHAISTVVPARPVNFHPDAEASS, translated from the coding sequence ATGAGCAACAAAGGGCAATTGTTACAAGACCCGTTTCTGAACGCACTGCGCAAAGAGCACGTGCCGGTTTCGATCTACCTGGTCAACGGCATCAAGCTTCAAGGGAACATCGAATCGTTCGACCAGTACGTCGTGTTGCTCCGTAACACCGTGACCCAAATGGTCTACAAGCACGCCATCTCGACGGTCGTGCCGGCCCGCCCGGTGAATTTCCACCCGGACGCGGAAGCCTCGTCCTAA
- the hflK gene encoding FtsH protease activity modulator HflK, with product MNDYNERSTWLRMRALLSINDPRWGRGDGNGDKPRANQPKRPEGRDGDGPPDLDEMWRNFNRRLSGLFGGKGGGGLRPDNGQAARRGVGILAGVLIAIYAGSGTFIVPDGQTGVVLQFGRLKGTVDQGVHWRMPYPFESHEIVDTAQARSIEVGRNNVVRLANVKDASMLTREADILDVRFAVQYRIRSATDYLFRTVDPERSVAQAAQAAIREFVGARSADDVLNQDRDALREQLSQAIQRDLDRDQTGLVVTGVTVQSIQPPEQVQTAVDSVGKARDEALAAKQAAQAYAGELLPRAQGDAAKMTDEAKAYADRVVAQAEGDAERFKQVYAQYSKAPAVIRERMYLETMQEIYANTTKVYVGNKSGNSMLYLPLDKIVEQGRQRAGDTVAPAGAVAGGAVAPASGAVAVAPASAAAAPAAATSAASQAGGADALRSREAFRSRMREDDLQ from the coding sequence GTGAACGATTACAACGAGCGGAGTACCTGGCTGCGGATGCGCGCCCTGTTGTCGATCAACGATCCCCGTTGGGGGCGTGGCGACGGCAACGGCGACAAGCCTCGCGCCAATCAACCGAAGCGCCCGGAAGGCCGCGACGGCGACGGCCCACCCGACCTCGACGAAATGTGGCGGAACTTCAACCGCCGCCTGAGCGGCCTGTTCGGCGGCAAGGGCGGCGGCGGCCTGCGTCCGGACAACGGCCAAGCCGCGCGACGCGGCGTCGGCATCCTCGCCGGCGTGCTGATCGCGATCTATGCGGGCAGCGGCACCTTCATCGTGCCCGACGGGCAGACGGGCGTCGTGCTGCAGTTCGGCCGCCTCAAGGGCACGGTGGACCAGGGCGTGCATTGGCGGATGCCGTATCCGTTCGAGTCGCACGAGATCGTCGACACCGCGCAGGCGCGTTCGATCGAGGTCGGCCGCAACAACGTGGTGCGGCTCGCGAACGTCAAGGACGCGTCGATGCTGACCCGCGAGGCCGATATTCTCGACGTGCGCTTCGCGGTCCAGTATCGGATCCGTTCGGCGACCGACTATCTGTTCCGTACCGTCGACCCCGAGCGCAGCGTGGCGCAGGCCGCGCAGGCGGCGATCCGCGAGTTCGTCGGCGCGCGCAGCGCCGACGACGTGCTGAACCAGGACCGCGATGCGTTGCGCGAGCAGCTCAGCCAGGCGATCCAGCGCGATCTCGATCGCGACCAGACCGGGCTTGTCGTGACCGGCGTGACGGTGCAGAGCATCCAGCCGCCCGAACAGGTGCAGACGGCCGTCGACTCGGTGGGGAAGGCGCGCGACGAGGCCCTGGCGGCCAAACAGGCCGCGCAGGCCTACGCGGGCGAGCTGCTGCCGCGCGCGCAGGGCGACGCCGCGAAGATGACGGACGAGGCGAAGGCTTACGCGGATCGCGTGGTCGCGCAGGCGGAAGGCGACGCGGAACGCTTCAAGCAGGTCTACGCGCAATATTCGAAGGCGCCCGCGGTGATTCGCGAGCGCATGTATCTCGAGACGATGCAAGAAATCTACGCGAACACGACCAAGGTCTATGTCGGCAACAAGTCGGGCAACAGCATGCTGTACCTGCCGCTCGACAAGATCGTCGAGCAGGGCCGGCAGCGCGCCGGCGACACGGTGGCGCCCGCGGGCGCGGTAGCGGGCGGGGCAGTCGCACCGGCGAGCGGCGCGGTGGCCGTGGCGCCGGCCTCGGCCGCCGCGGCGCCGGCCGCAGCGACATCGGCCGCGAGCCAGGCCGGCGGCGCGGATGCGCTGCGTTCGCGCGAGGCGTTTCGCAGCCGCATGCGCGAAGACGATCTGCAGTAA
- the hflX gene encoding GTPase HflX — protein sequence MINAALVGIDFGKTDFEASLEELSLLATSAGAHPTVTLTGRRASPDAALFLGSGKADELRLACEAHDVEVVIFNHALAPAQQRNLERLLDRRVIDRTSLILDIFAQRARSHEGKLQVELAQLQYLSTRLIRAWTHLERQKGGIGLRGPGETQLETDRRLIGDRIKMLKSRLEKLRRQHGTQRRQRARNRIMSVSLVGYTNAGKSTLFNALTKAQAYAADQLFATLDTTSRRVYLGDDVGQIVVSDTVGFIRELPHQLVAAFRATLEETIHADLLLHVVDASSAVRLEQIEQVNDVLREIGADSIRQVLVFNKIDAVPELAARSEAVERDEYGNISRVFLSARTGQGLDALRAAIAEIAAAEHLSGAEPFDGLPAEPHEDHTVSEHGR from the coding sequence TTGATCAACGCAGCGTTAGTCGGCATCGATTTCGGCAAGACCGATTTCGAAGCCAGTCTCGAAGAACTCAGCCTGCTCGCCACCAGCGCGGGCGCCCATCCCACCGTTACCCTGACCGGTCGCCGAGCGAGTCCCGATGCCGCGCTGTTCCTCGGCAGCGGCAAGGCCGACGAATTGCGGCTCGCCTGCGAGGCGCACGACGTCGAGGTCGTGATCTTCAATCATGCGCTCGCCCCCGCGCAGCAGCGCAATCTCGAGCGCCTGCTGGACCGGCGCGTGATCGATCGCACGAGCCTCATCCTCGATATCTTCGCGCAGCGCGCGCGCAGCCATGAAGGCAAGCTGCAGGTCGAACTCGCGCAGCTGCAGTATCTGTCCACCCGCCTGATCCGCGCCTGGACCCACCTCGAGCGTCAAAAAGGCGGGATCGGCTTGCGCGGCCCCGGCGAAACCCAGCTCGAAACCGACCGCCGGTTGATCGGCGATCGCATCAAGATGCTCAAGTCGCGGCTCGAGAAGCTGCGTCGCCAGCACGGCACGCAGCGTCGTCAGCGCGCGCGCAACCGCATCATGTCGGTGTCGCTCGTCGGCTATACGAACGCGGGCAAGTCGACGCTGTTCAATGCGCTGACGAAGGCGCAGGCGTATGCGGCGGATCAGTTGTTCGCGACGCTCGACACCACCTCGCGGCGCGTCTACCTCGGCGACGACGTCGGTCAGATCGTCGTGTCCGACACGGTCGGCTTCATCCGCGAATTGCCGCACCAGTTGGTCGCGGCGTTCCGCGCGACCCTCGAGGAGACGATTCATGCGGATCTGCTGCTGCATGTGGTCGATGCGTCGAGCGCGGTGCGGCTCGAGCAGATCGAGCAGGTCAACGACGTGCTGCGTGAAATTGGGGCGGATTCGATCCGGCAGGTGCTGGTGTTCAACAAGATCGACGCCGTTCCCGAGCTGGCGGCCCGCAGCGAGGCGGTCGAGCGGGATGAGTATGGTAATATTTCGCGCGTCTTTTTGAGCGCGCGCACGGGCCAGGGCCTGGACGCGCTGCGCGCCGCCATCGCCGAAATCGCTGCCGCGGAACATCTTTCCGGCGCCGAGCCGTTCGACGGCCTGCCGGCAGAACCACACGAAGACCACACGGTTTCCGAACACGGGCGCTAA
- the hflC gene encoding protease modulator HflC, with protein MNRIIALVVAIVVVAFIASSTVFVVDPRHAVVLSARDGAAPSLVGPGLHVKLPPPLQMATAIDIRIQTLDAGDPQSYPTSSQQEVLVSPVVKYRIADALKYYGETGGAPRDAADRLAAALKGALGGALAQRGLDDAIAGQRAIADEVKAALRTEASRYGVEVVDVRLTRVDLPAAQADAAYQRMAAAQQQLADRVRAEGAAQAEQIKADAGREQQAVLANAYRSAQTIKGEGDAKAAAIAADAFGRDPNFYQFYASLQAYRNSFKPNDIIVVDPDSEFFRFMRSPTGGAPTPAPAPRKH; from the coding sequence ATGAATCGAATCATTGCGCTCGTCGTCGCCATCGTGGTCGTGGCGTTCATTGCATCGTCGACGGTGTTCGTCGTCGATCCGCGTCATGCGGTCGTGTTGTCGGCGCGTGACGGCGCCGCGCCGTCGCTCGTCGGCCCCGGCCTGCACGTGAAGCTGCCGCCTCCGCTGCAAATGGCGACGGCCATCGACATCCGGATCCAGACGCTCGACGCGGGCGATCCGCAGAGCTACCCGACCTCAAGCCAGCAGGAAGTGCTCGTGAGCCCGGTCGTCAAGTACCGGATCGCCGATGCGCTCAAGTACTACGGCGAAACGGGCGGCGCGCCGCGCGACGCCGCGGACCGGCTTGCCGCCGCGCTGAAGGGCGCGCTGGGCGGCGCGCTCGCCCAGCGCGGGCTCGACGATGCGATTGCGGGCCAGCGCGCGATCGCCGACGAGGTGAAGGCGGCATTGCGCACGGAGGCGTCGCGCTACGGCGTCGAGGTCGTCGACGTGCGGCTGACCCGCGTCGACCTGCCCGCCGCGCAGGCCGACGCCGCTTATCAGCGGATGGCGGCGGCCCAGCAGCAGCTTGCCGACCGCGTGCGCGCGGAAGGCGCTGCGCAGGCCGAGCAGATCAAGGCGGACGCGGGACGCGAGCAACAGGCGGTCCTGGCGAATGCATACCGCTCGGCGCAGACGATCAAGGGCGAGGGCGATGCGAAAGCGGCCGCCATCGCCGCCGATGCGTTCGGCCGCGACCCGAACTTCTACCAGTTCTACGCGAGCCTGCAGGCGTACCGGAACAGCTTCAAGCCGAACGACATCATCGTCGTCGACCCCGACAGCGAGTTCTTCCGCTTCATGCGCAGCCCGACGGGCGGCGCGCCCACGCCGGCGCCCGCTCCCCGCAAACATTGA